TCAGTCAATCAAGAAATAATACGCGAATTAGAGAATCTATTGCACGCCCTCTTCTACGCCGAGCAAATCAATTGGTGCTCTGCTGTCATACTGTTCAAACTTTAACTACGTAACATTAAAAGGCCGCCCCAGCCCCTCCCGTCTAAAACCAGAGGAAATTCCGTCCACTGAGCCAAGCAAAACGGCATTTATTGGTTACCAATATTCGTCATTAAAAATAGCCACATATACATCTAAAATATATACGAAAGCACTTGTTCTAGcttatttaatacaaaaatgcCGACGTCGCTTACCGTTTAGCCCTGGTTCTTCgttgttgttttgctgtgcagcagcagcagcgacgGACATGTTGTCAGTGAGAGTCGTTCGCGTTTACCAACGTGACGCGCACTCTCACAGATTTGGACGTGCGCGCAACCGCGTCCGCCATATATGGCCCCACCTGAGCCGAGATGACGTCAGTAGACACAGGGGACACGTAGTAATTTGATGTggcatgcatgtatgcagtaCGCTGCACAAAATGTAACTATCATTAATAGCATAACGCATAATTTTAAACCAACATTAATTTATCAATCAATACTAATTAAATTTGCTAGCTTCAATGAACATGAGAACCATTAAAAAACTTAAAGGACACATAACGTTGCAAAACTAAAGACAATGACACAAACGGGAGTGCAAGCCAAGATAACACCTGAAAGACAACACTCAGACCCATTAtataatttcctttttattcAGTAGTTCAGTGCTGTATtcatctttattcatttattttttgggtgcCAAACGGCAAACAGAAGATTACAGTGAACTTGTTAAAACACCTGTATATTTATTGAAACATAGATCACCCAAAGTTTAAGGgcccttttttccccaaggaaccctcaaaaaaaaaaaaaaaaagtatcattaacagaaaaaagtgCATCCTGTAGAGGGTTttgtagaaatgtatttgattaTCTAATTAATACTTCTCCCTGGCCATGAACAAGGCAATCGTTCAAAATACCACCACTGCACTGTGTTCAACAAGAACCCTGGTCATTGGATCCTCTGAAAACTGTGCAGAGGCTGCAAAGTTAGTCCAAGTTGGAGAGTTGCAAGTGAGCTTGGTTGCATTTGCCGGTTGTGTCTAAGTGGGAATTGTTCAAGTATTGATCTCTGGGCTTACGTTTCCTCACATACTTAACTGAAACCATTACTAAAGAAAACAAGAGGCTCAAAAtgccatgaaaacaaaaaccaaaactaataaaacaaagtaaaatgtccCTAGTGGACTGTTGCTCTCCAGAACATGGACTGGACAAGGGAGCTACCGATGCCAGCGTCCCATAGGGCCCAACCACAGCTGGAGCAGAGGCGTTTCAGTTTGGACCGAGTGGGCCTGCCACTGCCCATGCACTCCATCACACTGAAaggggtgaaggggggaggggggggggtaggatgAGGCTTCGCCTGAACCCTGATGCCCAAAGGTAAGGGGAGCGGGGGTGGCGTCAGAGACAGAATGCGTATTGGCACCTACGACTTCCCCAATGAAAACCAGTCCAATTGAATTATCAAACTGTAATGCCAGTAAGAAAACAGATCAAGGGTTGGTCAGGCCAAAGGCAGGCAATGCTGCAGGAAGACAGTGTTAAAACACTCCATCCAACAACCCTTCTGCAAGAGCACTTAACCTGGGGTTCAATCCACCTGGTCAGATTTAATGTGAATGTCCacaatacaaaagtgcatttccaaaatgttttaagtTGGAAACCACTGTGTATTCAACCATCTACAAATCTGAGCAATGTCAATCTGTAAACTGCAGTCATCAAACAGAAATGGTTTACAaattggcagtttttttttaaagaaacaggaAGAAATGTTACCAAGCATAAAGTAATTTTGGTAAATACCCTTTCTCAGCCGCAAAAGAAATCTGTTGATTATGACGGTCAAAGCTGCTTAAAAATAAAGAGGGCAAATCTTAAGATACCATGTCCAACAATCCCCCAAAAAATTTTCATGTGCAGAACACCCgcaaaatgtaatctgtgcagTTTTTTCCTGTGCCAAACCTAGATCACCATTTACTAAATGAggccctctcccccaccctaaATTGCTGTTTTAATGGAACGTCCACATAGGACTTACAGTTCAAACATCCACTTTCGGTGCATGTACAGACATTTCACAGGTTGTCCAAAAGCTGAAACTGAATTTTCCGGACAAATACAGTAACAGCATAAGCAAGCAGAAAGTGCCGTTCCCATGCTTCAATTTCATATCAATTGAATTTTCAGTTATCAGAGGGCATACATTTAACCTTTCCATCTCATCACAGTCATGATTTAATGGCCCATAACAAATCCAGAGTCTGTACTGTAATCCATTGTAATGAGAAAATACAAACATCTGGACTGATCTCAAACCGTTATtgtcaagaaaacaaaaacaaatgccaaatgtattttaagacaCGCATACAAAATGTACACTGATATTCCATAACTATTGTGAAAAAATCCATATTTGttaattacacacatttacagtacatactcTCAAACACTACTTAATGTCTGAAATGCTGTCCCCGACATCCAAGTTAGTGGTAAAATTTCACACCAAAAGAGGATCTGGGGAGGGAAATGGATATCCAGTCGTCTGAGATACTATGTGCCAAAGACAAAGTCCAAGGTTTTTACTAAGCTTCAAAGCTTTCTAAAAAATAAGAACTTTGCAAGCAGTCTGTAAACAGAACCAAtaccttcaaaaaataaaaaaatagctcTACATCAATGATCAGGTCACACTATCAGTgcacaatttgtttttgtttttttttggtctttgaTTCAACAATACGGAAAGATTGCTCTTCAGGACAGACGCCGGTCCAAAGTTGTCATCAATTCGGAAGAAGAGAGACACAATGGACCTAAATACTTTCCATTCCTTTGAACTGCACCTCATTTCCTTCTACTCTAAGCTAATATTTCGACAATTACTAGATGCCACCCACTCGCAGTCACTCAATCTctcgcacagacatacacacacacacacattacagttcACTAACCATTTAGTAACAGCGGTTAATGATGTAAACTTGAAAGAACTCCAGTCGTTATCAGGCAGTGGAGGCGAAGGATGGCAACGGCAACCAGTCAAAGGTTGGGATGACAACCCTTCCTCACCGCAACAAAAATATTGACATCTGCTTGACCCCAAAGCTTCTATAGGCACCGAAAGCACTTGCTTTGGGATGACCTGAGAATCTGGCTTAATGATCCATAGGGTGTCAATGAGACCAGTCCAGTACCAAACCAGGGCAACACTTAACTTGGTGGCTTTAGTTCAGTTAGGTCAACGCATGTCCGAGTTAAATGCAAAGCTTAAATATGCGACTTGCCTCTGCAGTATGACCAGTTACCTGGCCTAATACAAAAACTAGCAACaccttcttcctctctgcttTTTGGTAGTGCCATGCttttgtctttgaaaaaaatacacctAAATAtagacattacaaaaacaaatccttttaaactagaaaaaaaaaatctcatggAACTGCCGTGACTTACAAAACAGTAGTTAGACTAGACGGTGCAGTGAAGAGCACTGTGGGTAATTCTGTGCCTtattcatacaaaaataaactataGTGATCATTCTTTTAACTCCTGTACAAACAatgaagtgatttaaaaaaaaaaaaaaaactatgaaaaaaaatcactaaaataTTCTAGAGAGATTTGTACAATTCATAAATATAATCTTTCAAAGCCTTTAGCCTTTTTCCATTTAACCCTCGAAAAGAAAAGTACAGCTCAGTGAAAATACACAGCCCAACACGGAGTGGCAATCCCATTTCCTGAACCACAGGCACCCGCACAGGCCTGGGGTGCtgattagcattagcattagcgctgGCACTGTGCCTCGTCTACGCGGGAAGGGCCGCTCCTTCAACATGGGCCTGGGTGTTAAAGACCGCACGCCCATCTCCAGATAACCCGGGACAGTTAGGACCGCGCGACACTGCCTCGGAGGGGCAGATACGCCTCTGCTATTACTTAGCGGCCAAGTGACTGATGGCTCGGCATGTCTAACCGTTCACCGCTCCCATCACCCGAACCCCCActgtccacccccaccccaacccctaaGAAACGCGGCTCACCGACTAAGTGTAGAGgcttgtgcgtgtgcagtgCGTGGCTGAGGCAGAAAAACAATTGGCAAGGCGATCAAGAAAGAGCTCTCTCCTCTCGGCAACAGACTAGAAAAGCGACGAGGAGCACCtcgctgacaaaaaaaatgtactgaataTTGACTAATCGGCTAACCAATCGGAAACAAAAGTGTAtgtacacaaaatacaaaaagctgCAATGGCacaacataatgaaataatcaCATGAGAAAACAAGGTGACAACAATACCCCATTAAAAGAaacgggggagaaaaaaaaaaaaagtagactGACGGATGACTGCAATGGTGTTTATAAAAAAGGCTCTCAGTGCTCTCTTTGGGCTGGGACAAGAGAAaacggtttgtgtgtgtgtgtgtgtgcgtgcgtgtgtgtgtgcgtgcgtgcatgtgtgcgtgtgacaggaaaggtggggggaggggttaaagTGGGTTGGGGGCGGGAGCCAGTGGAACAGGAAAGTAAAGAGCGCAATTAAAACTAGAGCTGGCGTTGGTGCATGTGTGGCTGAGGAACGTGTATGGAGACTgtgggaaaggggaggagggggtgggggtgggggtgagggaagGGCCTTTCGTCAGACTGAGGTCTAGTTCAGTTTGTCCTGGAATATGTACAGGTTGTTGGTGGTGGCCACGGCGATGATGTTCTCCTGGGGGTGCCAGGCCGTGTGCAGGATCTTCTTGTTAAAGTCCAGGCTGTCGACGCTGATCTCGTCCTTCTTGCGCTTGCCGCCGGCGCACACCTTGCGGGGCTTGAGCACCGAGCGCGGCTTGCTGCTCTCGCGGGACGCCTCCAGGGTCACGTCCCGCTGCTGGCCCCGGTCGAACATCCGGAAGAAGTTGTTGTAGGAGCCGGTCATCACCAcgctggagaaagaaaaaagcggggtgcggagggggggggagagtcaGGGCGAGATGAAGGACAGGAGGGCGCTCGTCATCGAACGCGCTCTGAAGACCCGCAACCTTTCACCTTTACAACCTGTTATCTGACTGGCTCGAGGAGATCGATGCAATTAGACTCAAAGCAATAtcttacaataaaataatctttaaaattcTGTGTTCTCCTGGTAAAGATGCTTGGCTGGTACACTTCAGTGTTGTAACGTTTGTTGGGCTGGACATCGACATGGCTCTGCTTACAACCTTTGCTCATGAATGCGATCAATACTTACGACTAAACACCAACTGCTGTGGCATGACGTCTCAAGAACTTACTTCACTTAAATATGCACTTAAGGAAATCAGTCAGGGGAGGGATCACTTCTAGCAtgccataaataaaatgtggtaATGTCAGGCAATGTTAGGGGCTGCTTGCCCAAACCAGACAGATCAAGCTTCAACTTCAAAGTGCAGATGGTAAATCTGCTTTGCAGACAGGTTAAAAGGACACCACTTAACACAACATCCGTCAACAAGCTCTATTAGTCAGGAGCACTGTTCTGAATACTTGTGAAAAGGAACATGAGAGTTGTGTCATGAAAAATACACTAAATACACAGGTCAGCATAATGGCAAACAAAAGGAGGACTATCAAATTACATGCAAATACAGAATATTATGCTTGTATAGGACAAGGATTACTCTGTTCTGCTGTACTTTAGCTAACCTAAATCAATACCCTGATGGAAGCAACTCATAGTTACTGTGCAGAAGATGGTTGTGAGAATCAAGAATAACACTGATCTTCTGAACAACCCATTGGCTGAAACTTTCTGTTAGCTGTAGACTACTGAACTTGCTGGTTGCCTTCACAATCTTGCTCAGTCTGATTTTGTTCAGACTTGTTCAGTTTAGTCTGGCGACAAAATTCTCTCCACTTAGTGACTCAACCcgcctttcattttcattcgcTCTGTCAAACGGAGATAAGGAAAGGCCTCGACAAACCGCCAGTGCTCAGTACTGATATACGAAGGGGGTATTTCCATGCACGTAACTATCCCATGACCCATCCCATGAAGTCAAAAAGCTCTACCAGGAGACCACTGCAAGCAGGCATACCACCCACTAGCCCTCTCATGTCAGAGACCTGAAGCAAAACAGGGTTGGACTTGGTGCTTGGAATGCAGGCCTCCTGGGGAAGTTAAGTTGACACAGGGAACAGGTGTTGGTGGGGCCGTATGGTACACTCTTTACAGGActgaacagaaacaaataaaatcaagtaCCGGGCACATCACAGGACACTGTTCTTTATAAAGCTGCGGTCTTTAGGGTGAGAAATTCCAAGGTCTTGCTCTCTGGTCACGGAAGACCCAGTagcattttctgaaataatggcCATGTTAACCCTGGTGTCCCGGTCACATTCCACAAAATGGTCTCACAATAAGTCTTCATCACCCCCCTATAGCCGTTTTTCCTCACATTCCCTACCCACTTGGATTCGCTAGGTCATCGGCGTAAATGAGAAACAAGCTCTGGGCCTACATGCAGATACAGgcatataaaaagaaaaaaaaggggaaaggggAAAATGGCAATAGCACAGCGGTAATTTCTGTTGCTAGGAGTCCCACCACGCCGACAGGCAAGCCTGCCAATGTCATGCCGAAATGAGAGGGAAGCGGATGGTCTCCCTGCCTTCCCAAACTGACGTTCGCGACGGCCGGGCTCACCTGTCGTTTCCGTTCCAGCAGCACTCGAACTTGTCGAAGATGCAGTCGTTCTCGTAGAGCGAGCACAGCTTGCTCCTGAGGTACTCGTGGACCTGCCCACACGACAGACACGGTCAGCTCGACTCACAAGCACTTCGCTTTGCATGCCTTCCTTCCATTGTGTCTTCTGCACAATAGACCAGAGGCTGCCGCTCCCAGCCTTTACTTAAAGGTCCAAGGTCACAAAACCCTCCCTCGTCGCCACCCAACTGGCAAGCATTCTGTCTGCAACCGTGAGTTGGTATGTCGCTGCAGTTGGGTGGCGACGAGGGAGTGTTTTGTGACCAACCTCACGGCTATGCAGGCAGAATGTTCAAAAGGGTATGTGCATACTATTTATGTTCTAGAAATGCAAACAATGTCATTTATAAAAGGCTTATTATAGGGTGGATAGGTACCTTGCATTCCATTACATACGTCAATCTTCTAAAATGTTAACATActcaaaataaagcaattatACTGAAAGTCATCGGACCATAACCAGTTAAAGTTACCGACAACAACAGAAGTGCACCAGgttgaaattaatttagtgttttttaaacatgttgcTTGAGCATAATTACATTCTATAGATAATGGTGCACATATCTTATCCAATAGCGCCCCCTGgtgggaaattattttttcaggcTGGAGATGCTTCAGCACTATATTCTCAATGCCTGTTCACCTGGTAGGTCTCCACTGGCCGCGTCTCCATGTTAAGGTCCCAGATTTTGATGGACAGGTAGTCCCGGGTCATCATGTAGCGGCCGTTATGGCTGAACTTGACGTCAGAGATGGAGGAGATGATCTCGGAGAAGAAGGAGCGGTTGCTCGGGTCCTCCGGCTCCTCGAACACTGACCAACAACAAACCCACAATCCGGTAAATACACGGCAGTAAACATGCACGAAAGCAATAAGGAAAATTCACAGTCAGTTTTTCCTATTCAAATCATTTATGGGATGGGATCATTTAAGATAACGAGGGATTCATTATGTCAATACCAGGAATGTAAAGACTGGACACctgcagtttattttgtttgctatAGTAAACCAGGACccttaaaataaacaagcattCAAAACATAACAGATTGAGATCACAATCAAGTAAAATAGTCATCTTTTGACAATATAttgaatgagtaaaaaaaaacctctcccaattcctcctgctctttctcattATCGGCTATTACAActtgctgccctctgctggagatGAATTACCTCAAAGTTGCAAGCTGGTTAGACAGAATAGCAATACCCCATGCCATTCCTGCCCTGGCTTTGACTACAAcctcccccctctgccctcccctTGGGGCCACACACCCCTCATTCCCCTGCCAGATGCAGTACTgccccatgccccccctcccagccccggGGCGGTACTGACGCTTGGAGTGCTTGTCGCACAGTGCTGAAGCCCTCATGTCGCACAGGCGGATAGTGCCCTTGCTGCTGCTGTAGACGAAGGTGTTGCACTGGTTGGGGTGGAACTCTGAGGCCGTGATCACCTCCGTCAGCTCCTCCATGTTGGCGGGTTTGATGTCCACAATGTCTGAGGGCCCGGGAGTCAAGGAGACACGGGTCACGGGTCTACGTTTTTATAAACTGCAAGAATCTCTGCAGGTGGTCAGCTGTGAAGGGAATATTAATCCATAAAGTATTAACTGATCTCCTGCCCAGAATGAGGCAGCGACAGCTGCTCTACGGCTCTGAAGCCAACAGGTAGCACTGAggccacacacccacaccaacagCATTCATAAAGGCCAGTATCATTACAGGcctttagcagacgctcttatcttgcttaagggtacaaagGAATCATAcctatgaccttttggttacaagcccggttacttacccactatgctacactgccacccagtgCATATCAGTGGATATAGTATTAGGGCAGATGGTGCACATCCCCAAAGTGGCTGTGCTTCTAGAGTAAACCACCTAGCATTACCATGGGCACCAAGAACACATAAGTAACTGCGCACACCCATGCTTTTGACCATACGTTTCAAGGATAAACGTCAGCGCAGTCAGATTTACAGGAAAATCTCGTGAACATCACACGCGCAACCGTGAACACTCGAAGCAAAGGATACTGAAGCTGCGGTCAGTGATCTCCAGGTGCCAGAGGTTAATGCGAAGGTCGTCAGCGGAGAGGTAGGTCTCGTAGTCACTGTTGACTGAGATAGAGTTGATGTGGTAGGTGTGGGCGTTGGCGAACACTCGCCGGGGGCTGGCTTCCACCATAAGGTCCATGGGCCGGAACACAGGCACCTGgaagagtcacacacacacacacacacaccgcgatTAGGGTTCCTTTCAGAACACTTCCAGCCTCACCTTCACCTGTTATCTCAGATTTTCACAGTTACAGAATAGAACAAAGTAGACACAGTCTACGCAGTTTAACAGATGTCCTGATGCAGCTGAGAATAATGAGCCTCGGTTCAAAATTTAGTCTGCTCATCACCATTACTCAATGTGACACTGCAAAGATCCACACAAAATGGAATTGCTTGCTAGCTTGGatataaactaaactaaaaactaaaGGCAAGTAATCCCAAACAGTATGGTATATTCTAGCTTttgtaagaaatgaaaaatgctcTTTATTTCATCATGTATACCACAATGAGTCCATTACATCACTTGGCGATGCCCAAATGATAAAATGGGGACTTGTTAAAGTGCAAGCTGACCCTTAGTGTTGTGACGGTGTTGGGGTCTCTGTAGCTTCCATCCTCCTCTTTCAGGTTATAGCCCTCTGGTCGCTTGTCACGTTCGCTGATCTTCCACAGCTTGATAGTCTTATCTGAGGGGGTAAACACAAGGCGAACCGTGCAGAATCAGTCCCGAGAACTCCCACCGTGAGGTGTTCAAAAGCAGCCTTCATATACCAATTCATGGTATTCTCCAAAGAAAAATGACGGGAGGCTAATCCACAAGCCCAGAAGGGCTGGGTGGCCTGTCCTCTTCACACAGTCTTACGGTACGAGTGTGGAGTAAGGACCTGATCACTAATGCAGGACGGCTCCAGCAGTCTGCTGGCAAGCTTAGTCAGCAACAATGCGGACGGTTCACCAATACGAGCGTATATCAGCGAAACTAGAGCTATGAATAACACGCGGAGCGACCGGGCTGGGATCGTGTTACGACACGCAATTACACCTGAAGGGTCCGTCCCGCAACGCCGGCCTAATAAGTCATTCGCTGCATCGCGCTAGTCTGATTCCGCCTGAGCCCCGTGTTGTACCATTAGCATAACGGACAAGACTCCagaatctggaaaaaaaaggcagcaggGGATTTTGGGCCGCCGCTCAAATCGCCCTTCCTTCACAGAACCCTCCCGGAGCCAACCTTAAATCTTCACCCGCAACCCCGCcttgagatgagaaaaaaaagttaaatacaCAAGATTAACAAGCCCTGTGCATCAGGGCACCACATCCTGTGTAGCCGGTTTAAGAGAGCTATGTCGGTCCCTGCCCTGCCTTTGGATCAGGAACAGGGATTAAACGCTGAAAATGCATGAGGTTTGATTATCACACTCCCAGTTTCAGAGCTCGTTTTGTCCCCGGCCTGAGGTTGACAAGCTATAAATCTTTAACATGACTTATTTAACTGCTATTTTCGCCACCCATTTATATTACAGATTAATACTAATGCAGAAGCTGTCAAAGTGCCTGCATACTGAGACCTACTTAAATACAGAGTGCTTAGCCAGGTGGTTTTTTGAAAGTATACAAATACAAACCTAGCAGAAGTACAAGACTGTTTCGAAAGCCCATGTGCAATCAAATTAGACctatttaaatttgaataatttaaatagtTATGCATAAACAGATAAAGGATAACACCGTGAAATTAAGGCTATTTTATTTAGTTGGGATTTGGTATaggctttttttgggggggggggggggggggaaccacaCACAGTTGCTTATGTAAGTGTAACCAATTAGAAGCGACACTGATTAGTGTGCTGCCAATAAGTAATGAACTTGCACTGCCAGAATGGACATGCTccagtttgtgtgtttacaaATTACA
This region of Anguilla rostrata isolate EN2019 chromosome 8, ASM1855537v3, whole genome shotgun sequence genomic DNA includes:
- the ppp2r2aa gene encoding serine/threonine-protein phosphatase 2A 55 kDa regulatory subunit B alpha isoform, producing the protein MAGAGGGSNDVQWCFSQVKGAIDDDVAEADIISTVEFNHSGELLATGDKGGRVVIFQQELENKCQPQSRGEYNVYSTFQSHEPEFDYLKSLEIEEKINKIRWLPQKNAAQFLLSTNDKTIKLWKISERDKRPEGYNLKEEDGSYRDPNTVTTLRVPVFRPMDLMVEASPRRVFANAHTYHINSISVNSDYETYLSADDLRINLWHLEITDRSFNIVDIKPANMEELTEVITASEFHPNQCNTFVYSSSKGTIRLCDMRASALCDKHSKLFEEPEDPSNRSFFSEIISSISDVKFSHNGRYMMTRDYLSIKIWDLNMETRPVETYQVHEYLRSKLCSLYENDCIFDKFECCWNGNDSVVMTGSYNNFFRMFDRGQQRDVTLEASRESSKPRSVLKPRKVCAGGKRKKDEISVDSLDFNKKILHTAWHPQENIIAVATTNNLYIFQDKLN